Proteins encoded together in one Carya illinoinensis cultivar Pawnee chromosome 3, C.illinoinensisPawnee_v1, whole genome shotgun sequence window:
- the LOC122305068 gene encoding gibberellin 3-beta-dioxygenase 3 — translation MPRFANKQNLGTSQRMMNSSISESFKSNPVQLNRIVPLDFKAHAIKLPDSHTWTLSTDNPTAVDPLTFESVPVIDLDDPNVVSLTRHACEQWGMFQVTNHGIRSDLLIELEFQTRRLFSLPLDQKLHAVRSPEDFSGYGLPRISTFFPKLMWSEGFSIMGSQVEHASKLWPNDHTKFCNVMEEYQREMKDLTERILGLMLRSLGLTREDVKWLKPKDGGSRHSQALLHLNSYPVCPDPSQAMGLAPHTDSSLLTLLYQSCTNGLQVHKENIGWAPVHPIAGALIVNVGDLMYILSNGRFKSPKHQVLVNKSCHRISIAYFYGPPVDVKISPSMKLIDHKHPPLYRPVTWKEYLDAKAMHFDKAFEFIRNDVRISNI, via the exons ATGCCTCGTTTTGCCAATAAACAAAACTTGGGTACTTCTCAAAGAATGATGAATTCATCAATCTCAGAATCCTTCAAAAGCAACCCTGTCCAACTCAACCGTATCGTCCCACTAGACTTCAAGGCTCATGCCATCAAACTACCCGACTCCCACACTTGGACCCTGTCAACGGACAACCCTACGGCCGTCGACCCGTTAACCTTCGAGTCCGTGCCCGTCATAGACCTTGACGATCCCAATGTAGTGTCGCTCACACGGCATGCCTGTGAGCAATGGGGGATGTTTCAGGTCACCAACCATGGCATTCGCAGTGACCTCCTTATAGAACTGGAGTTTCAGACGCGGCGTTTGTTCtctcttccactggaccaaaaACTCCACGCCGTCCGATCGCCGGAGGACTTTTCCGGCTACGGCCTGCCCCGCATTTCCACGTTTTTCCCGAAGCTGATGTGGTCGGAGGGCTTCTCGATAATGGGGTCTCAGGTGGAACATGCCAGCAAGCTTTGGCCAAATGACCACACCAAATTCTG TAATGTAATGGAAGAGTATCAGAGGGAAATGAAGGACCTAACCGAAAGGATATTAGGGCTAATGCTTCGATCTTTGGGCCTAACCCGTGAAGATGTGAAATGGCTCAAGCCCAAAGACGGGGGGAGCAGACATTCCCAAGCCCTTCTCCATTTAAACTCATACCCGGTTTGCCCGGACCCTAGTCAGGCCATGGGCTTGGCTCCTCATACAGATTCCTCCTTGCTCACTTTATTGTACCAAAGTTGCACCAACGGGCTCCAAGTCCATAAAGAAAATATCGGGTGGGCGCCGGTGCATCCCATTGCCGGTGCACTTATTGTCAATGTTGGAGACCTGATGTACATACTCTCCAATGGCCGGTTCAAGAGTCCGAAGCATCAAGTGCTTGTCAACAAGTCATGCCATCGCATTTCGATAGCTTACTTCTATGGCCCTCCGGTCGATGTGAAAATATCACCGTCGATGAAGTTGATTGACCACAAACACCCTCCTCTCTATCGGCCAGTGACATGGAAGGAATATCTTGATGCCAAGGCAATGCATTTTGACAAGGCATTTGAGTTCATTCGGAATGATGTTCGTATttccaatatataa